In Nicotiana tabacum cultivar K326 chromosome 17, ASM71507v2, whole genome shotgun sequence, one DNA window encodes the following:
- the LOC107788063 gene encoding purine permease 21-like, producing the protein MLAMGSSAQEKELDIIITQEETEEMQNLEKIIVEPESLILTAGNKYKGWLEVGIHAFIVLASQSVATILGKLYYDKGGNSTWLASLTQTIGFPILLIPMIILNNDNKIKTPKLEEGMISHNDVDVKSPSVKVLLSIYVFLGFLLGVGCVLYSKGLLYLPTSTFSLISASQLGFNVLFSLFMRLQKITLFVSNSIVLLTISSVLLALQPDHDSSNKTESSSQLKHHYVIGFVFTLIASAGFGLLLATTELMFRKFLKKNSLKENMDVIICQSFFATCLILIGLFVSGEWRNLKVEMQDFELGKLSYVMILFWISLCWQLYSYSLLGLIMKVSAVFANVITSLGAPLIQILAVIIFHDKMSGVKAISIVLAIWGFSSYAYQQYLDEQKHKAELSICNGASEEFVGESGFTCKENSTVIS; encoded by the exons ATGTTAGCCATGGGAAGTAGTGCTCAAGAAAAGGAGCTGGATATAATCATCA CccaagaagaaactgaagaaatgcAAAACTTGGAGAAAATTATTGTTGAACCTGAGTCATTGATTTTGACTGCTGGTAATAAATACAAGGGGTGGCTTGAAGTAGGGATCCACGCCTTCATTGTCCTGGCTAGTCAGTCAGTAGCTACAATACTTGGAAAGCTATATTACGACAAAGGCGGAAACAGTACATGGTTGGCTTCACTTACGCAAACTATAGGTTTTCCCATTCTTCTAATTCCCATGATCATTTTGAATAATGATAATAAAATTAAAACCCCAAAATTAGAAGAAGGAATGATAAGTCACAACGACGTTGACGTGAAGTCTCCTTCTGTAAAGGTCTTGTTATCAATCTATGTCTTTCTTGGTTTTCTGCTTGGAGTAGGCTGTGTTTTGTATTCGAAGGGCCTTTTATATCTCCCAACCTCAACTTTTTCTCTAATTTCCGCAAGTCAATTGGGGTTCAATGTTTTGTTCTCGCTCTTCATGAGACTACAAAAAATTACACTTTTTGTGTCCAATTCTATTGTTCTCCTAACCATTTCCTCTGTTCTCTTGGCGTTACAACCTGATCATGACTCTTCAAACAAAACGGAATCGTCTTCTCAACTGAAGCATCATTATGTGATAGGTTTTGTATTTACACTAATTGCTTCAGCTGGTTTTGGTTTACTATTAGCAACAACAGAGCTCATGTTTAGAAAATTCCTAAAAAAGaatagtttgaaagaaaatatggaCGTCATTATTTGTCAATCGTTTTTCGCGACGTGTCTCATCCTTATTGGCCTATTCGTAAGTGGAGAGTGGAGGAACTTGAAAGTAGAGATGCAAGATTTCGAGCTTGGAAAATTGTCATATGTCATGATATTATTTTGGATAAGTTTGTGTTGGCAACTTTACTCCTATAGTCTTCTTGGGCTGATTATGAAGGTGTCTGCTGTCTTTGCCAATGTGATTACCAGTTTGGGTGCGCCTCTAATTCAGATCCTAGCTGTTATTATTTTCCATGACAAGATGAGTGGGGTGAAAGCAATTTCTATTGTTTTGGCTATTTGGGGATTTTCTTCTTATGCTTATCAGCAGTATCTTGATGAGCAAAAGCACAAAGCTGAACTTTCTATTTGCAATGGTGCATCTGAAGAATTCGTTGGTGAAAGTGGTTTCACGTGCAAAGAAAATTCTACAGTTATTAGCTAG
- the LOC142172104 gene encoding uncharacterized protein LOC142172104: MRYHIQGEDYKLWDIATNSLLATLKKNDGWEKNAKAKKWLVCGLGPGEYSRMQSCFITKQIWDTLQVAHEGTTQVKRSRGTLLYSQYENFAMKDGETIHEMYTRLTILTKELKSLRKIIPEEERVKKILGSCQLLGKARSLQSENQRILPHSH; the protein is encoded by the exons ATGAGATATCACATTCAAGGAGAGGACTATAAGCTATGGGACATTGCCACTAATAGTCTACTGGCCAccttgaagaaaaatgatgga TGGGAAAAAAATGCTAAAGCCAAGAAGTGGCTTGTCTGTGGACTTGGTCCAGGTGAGTACAGCAGGATGCAAAGTTGTTTCATTACTAAGCAAATTTGGGACACActgcaagtggcccatgaaggaacaaCTCAGGTGAAGAGATCTAGAGGAACTCTATTGTACTCTCAGTATGAGAACTTTGCCATGAAGGATGGAGAAACCATTCATGAGATGTACACAAGGCTCACTATATTGACAAAAGAACTAAAATCTCTTAGAAAGATTATCCCTGAAGAAGAAAGAGTTAAGAAGATACTAGGGTCTTGCCAATTACTTGGGAAAGCAAGATCACTGCAATCCgagaatcaaagaatattgccacaCTCTCATTAG